A window of the Tursiops truncatus isolate mTurTru1 chromosome 14, mTurTru1.mat.Y, whole genome shotgun sequence genome harbors these coding sequences:
- the UGP2 gene encoding UTP--glucose-1-phosphate uridylyltransferase isoform X4, which yields MGCKGPKSLIGVRNENTFLDLTVQQIEHLNKTYNTDVPLVLMNSFNTDEDTKKILQKYNHCRVKIYTFNQSRYPRINKESLLPVAKNVSFSGENTEAWYPPGHGDIYASFYNSGLLDTFIGEGKEYIFVSNIDNLGATVDLYILNHLMNPPNGKPCEFVMEVTNKTRADVKGGTLTQYEGKLRLVEIAQVPKAHVDEFKSVSKFKIFNTNNLWISLAAVKRLQEQNAIDMEIIVNPKTLDGGLNVIQLETAVGAAIKSFENSLGINVPRSRFLPVKTTSDLLLVMSNLYSLNAGSLTMSEKREFPTVPLVKLGSSFTKVQDYLRRFESIPDMLELDHLTVSGDVTFGKNVSLKGTVIIIANHGDRIDIPPGAVLENKIVSGNLRILDH from the exons ATGGGCTGCAAAGGCCCGAAGAGTCTGATTGGTGTGAGGAATGAGAATACCTTTCTGGATCTGACCGTTCAGCAAATCGAA CATTTGAACAAAACCTACAATACAGATGTTCCTCTTGTTCTAATGAACTCTTTTAACACGGatgaagatacaaaaaaaatactacagaagTATAATCACTGTCGTGTGAAAATCTACACTTTTAATCAAAGCAG gtaccCGAGGATTAATAAAGAATCTTTACTACCTGTAGCAAAGAATGTATCGTTCTCAGGGGAAAATACAGAAGCCTGGTACCCTCCGGGTCATGGAGATATTTACGCCAGTTTCTACAACTCTGGTTTGCTCGATACCTTTATAGGAGAAGGCaaagagtatatttttgtgtCCAACATAGATAATCTGGGTGCCACCGTGGATCTTTATATTCTTAATCATCTAATGAACCCACCCAATGGAAAACCTTGTGAATTTGTCATGGAAGTCACAAATAAAACACGTGCAGATGTAAAG GGTGGGACACTCACTCAGTATGAAGGCAAATTGAGACTGGTGGAAATTGCTCAAGTGCCAAAAGCACATGTTGATGAGTTCAAATCtgtatcaaaattcaaaatatttaatacaaacaACCTATGGATCTCTCTTGCAGCAGTTAAAAGACTGCAGGAGCAGAATGCTATTGACATGGAAATCATTGTAAATCCAAAG ACTTTGGATGGAGGCCTGAATGTCATTCAGTTGGAAACTGCAGTAGGGGCTGCCATTAAAAGTTTTGAGAACTCTCTAGGTATTAATGTTCCTAGGAGCCGTTTTCTGCCTGTCAAAACCACATCAGATCTCTTGCTTGTGATGTCAAACCTCTACAGCCTTAATGCAGGATCTCTGACAATGAGTGAAAAGCGGGAATTTCCTACAGTGCCCTTGGTTAAATTAGGCAGTTCTTTTACAAAG GTTCAGGATTATCTAAGGAGATTTGAAAGTATACCAGATATGCTTGAATTGGATCACCTCACAGTTTCAGGAGATGTAACATTTGGCAAGAATGTTTCATTAAAG GGAACGGTTATCATCATCGCAAATCATGGTGACCGAATTGACATCCCACCTGGAGCAGTATTAGAGAACAAGATTGTATCTGGGAACCTTCGTATCTTGGACcactga